GCGCGAGCCGGAGCGGGAGAACTGGGACTTTTTCCTGACGCTTCCGGAGATGGATCGGCGCCACATCAAGGTCGGAACGATTCGCCAACAGCAGGTTCAGGAGCCGCTGTTCGAATTCTCCAGCGCCTGCGCCGGCTGTGGCGAGACGCCGTACATCAAACTGGCCACGCAGCTGTTCGGCGACCGCATGCTCGTCGCCAACGCCACCGGCTGTTCATCCATCTACGGCGGCAACCTGCCCACGACCCCGTGGACACAGAACGCCGCGGGCCGTGGACCGGCATGGTCCAACTCGCTCTTCGAGGATAACGCCGAGTTCGGCCTGGGGATGCGTCTAGCGATCGACAAGCAGAAAGAGTACGCCTCCGAGCTGCTCAAGAAGATGGCCAGCAAGGTCGGTGACGGCCTGGCGCAGGCGATCCTGACCGCAGAACAGAAGGACGAGGCGGACATCTTCGAGCAACGCGAACGCGTGGAAGCGCTCAAAGAGAAACTGCGCGCCCTGGACACTAACGAAGCGCAGCAACTGCTCGCCGTGGCCGACATGCTGGTGAAGAAGAGCGTCTGGATCATCGGCGGTGACGGCTGGGGGTATGACATCGGCTACGGCGGCCTCGATCACGTGCTCGCTACCGGGCATGACGTCAACGTGCTGCTGCTGGATACCGAAGTCTATTCGAACACCGGTGGACAAATGTCCAAGGCCACGCCGCGTGGTGCGGTCGCGAAGTTCGCCGCCGGCGGAAAACGAGCGCCCAAAAAGGATCTGGGCATGATGGCGATGAGCTACGGCAGCGTCTATGTGGCGCGGGTGGCGATGGGGGCAAAAGACGAGCATACCCTCAAGTCCTTCCTGGAGGCCGAAGCGTATCCGGGCGCCTCCTTGATCATCGCGTACAGCCACTGCATCGCCCACGGCATCGACATGACGACGGCGATGCAGAACCAGAAAGCGGCGGTCGATTCCGGGCAGTGGTTGCTGTGCCGATACCATCCCGATCGGGTGAAGACCGGCGAGAATCCGTTACAGCTCGATTCGGCGCAGCCCAAGATTCCCGTAGAGCGATACATGTACATGGAAAACCGGTTCAAGATGCTCACCAAGAGCAACCCGGAAGACGCCAAGCAGCTCCTGAAGGAAGCACAGCATGACGTCGATACGCGCTGGCGTCTGTACCAACACCTCGCCGGGCACAAGCCGACCCCCGAGTCCTGAGCGGACGGAGACTCAGGACTCAGCACTCGGGACTGTTAAGGGAGCCGCGCACAATGGACCTCAGGACCACGTACTTGGGCATGACCCTACGGACACCGCTGGTGCCGTCGGCGTCACCGCTGTCTCAAGAGATCGACAACATCCGGCGCATGGAGGACGCGGGCGCGTCCGCCGTCGTCTTGTACTCGTTGTTCGAGGAGCAACTCGTCCTCGAACGTTATGAGCTGAACCGTCGCCTTACACAGGGCACCGAGAGCTTCGCCGAAGCACTGACGTATTTCCCCGAACCGAGTCAGTTTCATCTCGGACCCGAGGGCTACTTGAATCACATCCGCAAGGCCAAGACGGCGGTCAACATCCCCGTCATCGCCAGCTTGAACGGCACGTCGATGGGCGGGTGGACCAGCTACGCGAAGCAGATGCAAGAAGCCGGCGCCGATGCCTTGGAGCTCAACGTCTATTCCATCCCGACCGACCCGGAGCAGACCGTCGATCAAATCGAGCAAACGTATATCGACATCCTCAACGCGGTCAGCTCGGTGGTCACCATACCGGTGGCGCTGAAGCTCGGCCCGTTCTTCAGCAACATGGCGCGCATGGCCCGGCGCATCGACGAAGCCGGCGCCAACGCGCTGGTGCTGTTCAATCGCTTCTACCAGCCGGACATCGACCTCGAGGCGCTCGAAATCCGCCCGCGCGTGTTGCTGAGCACGCCGCAGGCGCTGCGTCTGCCGCTCACGTGGATCGGCATCCTGTACGGCCGTATCCGCGCCAACATGGCCGCCACGAGTGGCATCCACGCGGCCGAGGACGTGCTGAAGCTGCTGATGGTGGGCGCCGACGTCACGATGCTGTGCTCGGTCCTGCTGCAGCACGGCATCGATCACATCCGCGTAATCGAGCAAGGTATACGCGACTGGATGGACGCTCACGAGTATGTCTCGGTACAGCAGATGAAGGGGAGCATGAGCCAGCAGAACTGCGCCAACCCGTCCGCCTTCTCACGCGCCCATTACGTCGGCACGCTACAGAGCTACAAGCCTGCCTAGACGGCGATCGTCTGCGATCGCTCCGGCTCTGGTACATGTCTCTCGCGCTTTTGGCGATGGCTGCACCCGCACTGATCGCACCGTTCACCGCTCAGCACCTCGCCGGCACGTGCCTTCTGGCATCAGCGGTGGGTGCCTTAGTGGTACCGAGTGCGTATTCTCGATCTGTCGGCGCTTCGTGTTTATGGCGACGTGCATTCCCGTGATGGTTCGGTCGTCATCGGCTGATCATCTTGACGATCTCGAACCACGCGATACTCAACAGTCCGGCCAACAGACACATGGCGATGTCGGGCACGTGGAGCGCAGACATGCGAAAGAGTTCACGCGACGCTGGAAGGTAGAGCACGAGGAGTAGCAGCGCCAGCGCGCTCCCGGTAACCCACCAGAGTGCCCGGTTCGGTGACCGCAACGTGCCAACGACAGTGCGATGCCACGAGCGGTTGGAAAAGATCAGCCCAAGGTTGGCGATGATCAACGTAGTGAAGGTGAGCGCACGGACCTCACCCTCTCCCTGCCCCCGATGCAGGCTGATGAAGAACACAGCAAGTACGATGACGAGGACGCTGACACCCTGGAGGAGACTCAGGGTGACCATATGCGTCCCGAACAACGGCTCCCGCGGGCTGCGAGGCGGGCGGCGCATGATTCCGCCGTCCTCCGGCTCCGCCTCGAACACCACCGAGCAGGCCGGCTCGATGATCAGGTGCAAGAAGGCGATGTGTACCGGGAGCAACAACAGCGGCAGCCGGAAGGTCACCGGCACGAGCGACATTCCGACAATGGGGACGTGAATGGCGAGGATGTACGCCATGGCGTTCTTGAGGTTGTCGAACACCCGGCGCCCGAATCGGACGGCGTGAACGATCGAGGAAAAATCATCGTCGAGGATCACAAGGGCAGATGCCTCTCGGGCCACGTCGGTACCGCGTCCCCCCATGGCGATGCCAATGTCGGCCGCCTTCAAAGCCGGCGCATCATTGACACCATCGCCCGTCATCGCCACGACCTCGCCGGTGGCCTGCAGCGCCTGGACCAGCCGCAACTTCTGCTCGGGCACGACACGCGCAAAGACGTTGGCGGTAGGAAGGCGTTGCTGGAGTTCAACATCGTTCAACTGATCGAGGTCGGCTCCAGTGATCACGTCATCCGGGGCTCGCAGACCGATCTGTCGGGCAATGCTCTGGGCCGTGTGGGGATGATCGCCCGTGATCATCACCACACGGATGCCGGCGGCGTAGCATTCGACGATGGCGGCGGGCACGGTGTCGCGCACTGGGTCCGCCAGCCCGGCCAACCCGACAAGCTCGAACTCGAAGTCGTGCTGCTCGCTGGGCAAAGACTCGGGCTGGAAACACGCTCGCGCGATACCGAGAACGCGCAGCCCTTCGCCCGCCATGGCCTCGACCCGTGCAGACAGGATCGCCTGCTGTTCGGCACTCAGGTGACAGAGATCGGCGATGGCTTCCGGTGCCCCCTTGGCAGCGATGACGTGCTCGTGTCCGTCGGGTGACCGCCACACGTGTGAGAGTGCCAGCAACTGATCGGACAACGGGTACTGGCGGACGAGCGACCAGTTGGGGTGCAGGTGCTCGGTACCGGCCAGCCGCCGATCGCCAAGCACCTGGAATGCTTTCTCCATCGGATCAAAAGGATCACGCTGACTGGCCAAGACGCCAAACTCGGCCAATTCGTGAACGGCTTCTGGCAAGGGCAGCGACACATCCGCGGGTACGTCATAGAACGTTTCGCCCGCGCAAAGTTTTCTTACCGACATCTGGTTGAGCGTGAGCGTCCCGGTTTTGTCGACACAGAGCACGGTGGCCGAGCCCAGCGCCTCGAGGGCCGGAACCCGACGTGTCAGAACACGCTGCTGCGCAATGCGCCACGCGCCGAGTGCCATGAACACCGCGAGCACCGCAGGAAACTCGTTCGGCATGATGGCCATCGCCAAGGTCAGGCCGGCGAGAAAACCGTTGAGCCAATCTCCCCGCGTCAACCCATAGGCAACGACC
This region of Candidatus Binatia bacterium genomic DNA includes:
- a CDS encoding dihydroorotate dehydrogenase-like protein — its product is MDLRTTYLGMTLRTPLVPSASPLSQEIDNIRRMEDAGASAVVLYSLFEEQLVLERYELNRRLTQGTESFAEALTYFPEPSQFHLGPEGYLNHIRKAKTAVNIPVIASLNGTSMGGWTSYAKQMQEAGADALELNVYSIPTDPEQTVDQIEQTYIDILNAVSSVVTIPVALKLGPFFSNMARMARRIDEAGANALVLFNRFYQPDIDLEALEIRPRVLLSTPQALRLPLTWIGILYGRIRANMAATSGIHAAEDVLKLLMVGADVTMLCSVLLQHGIDHIRVIEQGIRDWMDAHEYVSVQQMKGSMSQQNCANPSAFSRAHYVGTLQSYKPA
- a CDS encoding cation-translocating P-type ATPase, translating into LQEALILLGFVFLVAGITLYQERKTERALAALRDLTSPRALVIRDGVRQRIAGREVARGDVLVLSEGDRVAADAAVLSCLNLSADESLLTGESVPVRKTTWDNATTMDRPGGDGQPFVFAGTLVTKGQGIAVVQQTGPRTQMGMIGKALQTVAPESSALQRETGKLVRWLALIGVGLCTLAVVAYGLTRGDWLNGFLAGLTLAMAIMPNEFPAVLAVFMALGAWRIAQQRVLTRRVPALEALGSATVLCVDKTGTLTLNQMSVRKLCAGETFYDVPADVSLPLPEAVHELAEFGVLASQRDPFDPMEKAFQVLGDRRLAGTEHLHPNWSLVRQYPLSDQLLALSHVWRSPDGHEHVIAAKGAPEAIADLCHLSAEQQAILSARVEAMAGEGLRVLGIARACFQPESLPSEQHDFEFELVGLAGLADPVRDTVPAAIVECYAAGIRVVMITGDHPHTAQSIARQIGLRAPDDVITGADLDQLNDVELQQRLPTANVFARVVPEQKLRLVQALQATGEVVAMTGDGVNDAPALKAADIGIAMGGRGTDVAREASALVILDDDFSSIVHAVRFGRRVFDNLKNAMAYILAIHVPIVGMSLVPVTFRLPLLLLPVHIAFLHLIIEPACSVVFEAEPEDGGIMRRPPRSPREPLFGTHMVTLSLLQGVSVLVIVLAVFFISLHRGQGEGEVRALTFTTLIIANLGLIFSNRSWHRTVVGTLRSPNRALWWVTGSALALLLLVLYLPASRELFRMSALHVPDIAMCLLAGLLSIAWFEIVKMISR